The Verrucomicrobiia bacterium genomic sequence AGCGGAGATCATTTGTGGAGCGAGCGAGGGCTGCCCGCCCCGGTTGACCTCGTAGATGTAGAATCCGTGCGATTCCCAGTCTTCGTGGAGCAGGAGTGTGAGGTCGAAATCCGGCTGCCGGCGGAACCAGTCCACGTGACCGCGGGTTTCCGGGCACCGACAGGCGCGGTAGTCGCGATTCAGATCAAATCCGGCTCCACTTTCGCGGCGTCCGATTCTCAGACCCTCCGGGTTCAGACACGGCACCAGCCACAGGTCGGCGTCGGGCCACGCGTTGTCCCGCAGCAGGCGGGCCATGGCCAGCGGACCGGCGGGTTCATCGCCATGGATTCCGGCGGACAGATAGATCCGCGGGGCCGAGGGCCGGCGCGATCGGCGCTGATAGGCCGGCCGGAAGGGCCGGTCCGGCGCCAGGGAATCGCGCGTCCAGCCATGTTCCGACGCCGCCAGCTCGCACGTGGCAATGACGGCTTCTGGAGGAATCGTTTCGCCGCGATAGCCGCCACGGTTGTGTCCCAGACGTTCCACCCGGACAGCATGGCGGGACCTCAAATCACCGTGAAGCAGTTTGCCAGCCGCAGGGCGCGTTTCGAAGTCTCACCGGCGGATCCCCGGTCCGGTGCGTCAACCTTGGATCAATCCCAGGTTTACAACAAGGTGACGGGTCCACATCCTGAGCGCGTGACCGAGGTGCTGCGCCATGATTGGACCCTAGAGGAGATCCGGGGAGTCCATGACACGCCATTGTTGGATCTGGTTTTTCGCGCCGCGGCCTGTCACCGGGAGCGTCATGATCCGCGGGAGATGCAGGTCTGCCGTTTGATCTCGGTGAAAACGGGCGCCTGTCCGGAGGACTGCGCGTACTGTGCGCAGTCCTCGCGCTATCAGACCGGCATCGCCCCGGAGCGAATGCTCGAAAGGGATCAGGTGGTGGCGATTGCACAGCAGGCAAAGGCGGCGGGAGTTTCCCGGGTTTGCCTGGGTGCCGCGTGGCGGGAGGTTCGGGACAACGGGCAGTTTGACCGGGTGGTGGACATGGTGCGCGAGGTCACGGGGCTTGGGCTGGAGGTCTGCTGCACCCTGGGCATGCTGTCCGAGGCGCAGGCCCGGCGCCTTGAGGAGGCCGGCCTCTACGCCTACAACCACAATGTGGATTCCAGCGCCGGGTTTTATGAGACGATCATTACGACCCGTGCGCAGGCCGACCGTCTGCAGACGATTGAGAATGTCCGCAAAACGGCGGTGACGGTCTGCTCCGGGGGCATCATTGGCATGGGCGAAGGTGTGGACGACCGCTTGCTCATGCTGCAGACCCTGGCCGCGGTGCGCCCGCATCCCGAGTCCGTCCCGATCAACATCCTCAGCCGCGTTCCGGGAACGCCGCTGGAAGCGGCCGGCGACGTGCCCTTCTGGGACGTGCTCCGCATGATCGCCACGGCGCGGATCCTCATGCCGGCGTCCGACGTCCGCCTGACCGCCGGGCGCGCGAACCTGAACGCGACGGAGCAGGCGCTGTGCTTCCTTGCCGGGGCCAATTCGATCTTCTCGAGCGAGACCGGGTTCATGCTCACGTCCGCAGTGCCTTCCCCCAGCTATGATGCGGATGGCGAACTGTTGCGTGTTCTCGGCCTGCAGGCGCGCGCGCCGTTCGACAATCCCAACGCTCCGAGGGCGGCGGCGCTTGCGGAGGCTCTCGCCGTGCCGGCCTGAGGCGCTGCCGACGACGACCGGCGCGGGGATCGCCCGGGACGTAATCGGCACGGGGTCCCGTGGGGTCCGGCCGTTGCGGACGCCCGGTGTCGGGCCGGAGTGTCGCATGGAAAATGTGTGAATTCGGCCACCGGGATGACGCATGGTTTCGGCATGGAGCCATTGGAGTCATCGCACCGGATTCTTTCGTTGCTGCCGGCGGCGACGGAACTGGCCTGTGCTCTGGGTGCGGCCAGCCGCCTCGTGGGCCGCAGCCATGCCTGTGACCATCCGGAATCCATCCGGGGTCTTCCGGCTGTTACCGCCTCGGCCGTGACCGTCGGGGCATCCGGACCGGCGATCCACCAGGCGGTGCTCGGGGCCCGGGAGAGGCCGCGCACGCTGTTTCGGCTGGATGCCGGGCGGGTCCGATCCTTGAAGCCGGACCTGATTCTGACCCAGACCCAGTGTGCCGTCTGTGCCGTGGATCTCGCCGAGGTGGAGGCAATGGTGGCGGCGTGGGACGGGCCGGCCCCCCGGATTGTCGCGCTGTGTCCGGGCCGGCTGCCGGATCTTTGGGATGACCTGCATCGGGTGGCCCTGGCGTTGGGTTTGCCGGACGAGGGGCGTGAGGTGATCCAGGGGTTGAAAACCCGCCTGGTGAACGTACTGCAGCAGGTGGCTCTGGTGGAACACCGGCCGCGGGTGGCCTGCCTCGAGTGGCTGGATCCGCTGATGGGAACCGGCCACTGGATTCCGGAACTGGTCGAACTGGCCGGCGGCCTGCCCGTCTGCGGGCGTGCGGGCGAACCGTCACGGCGTCTGGACTGGACCGCCCTGGCAGACGCGGAACCGGAGGTGATCGTGGCGATGCCCTGCGGATTCGATCTGGAGAGAACCTGCGCGGAACTGGAGCGGCTCTGGAGCCGGATCGAATGGACCCTGCTGCCGGCGGTGCGCGCCGGCCGCGTGGCGGCGACGGATGGCAACGCCTACTTCACACGTCCGGGCCCGCGGCTTGTGGACTCGATCGAGGTGCTTGCCGAGCTGCTGCACCCCGACTTGTTTCCGCGACCCCGGCATCGTGACACCGGATGGCGGGCGGTCGCCCGCTGAGCCCCCGGATCGGTTCCGGACGGAACCGGCGGCAGGTCGTCTGGGCAATCGCGCGACCGGGCGTCGTTTGAAATCCCGCTTGACGGGCACCCGCGGTTCAGGGGTTCTGGGGTCGTGGCTCCGCTGCCTCCAACCTCCCTGTGGTCGGCGGCGCGATTCATCCCCCGCAGGCTCCACGGCATGATCGCACTCATCGGGTTGGTGGAGAGCATTGCCGCCGCGCCTGCCGACTGGCCCCAGTGGCGCGGTCCCCGGCGTGATGCGGTGGTGGTGGATCCGGCGCGAATGCTCCTCGACCTGCCATCAGAGCCGCGCGTCTTGTGGCGACTGGAGTCCACCGAGGGGCATGCGTCGCCCGTGGTGTCCGGAAAGCATCTGGTGTACCTCGATTCGCAGGGGGGGCAGGAGACGGTCCACTGCGTGGAGTCCGCGTCCGGAAAACGGATCTGGAGCGTGCCGGCAGGACCGCTGGTCGCCTTTTCGAATTACGGGTCGGGACCCCGATGCACGCCGGTCCTCGCCGGCGACCGGGTTTTCGTCCAGACCAGCGGTGGGGAGTTTCGCTGTCTCGCGCTTGAAGACGGCCGAACGCTCTGGCAGCGGAGTTTCGAGCGCGATTACGGGGTGTCGTTCCTCGGCAACAAGGCGGGGGAGGGTTACCCCAAGGACACGGCGTCCCGCCGTCACGGGCACAATGGGAGCCCGGTCGTGGATGGCAGTCGTGTCTTTGTTCCCGTGGGGAGCACCCGGGGCGCCACCCTGGTCGCGTTCGACACCGCGACGGGACGGGAAGTCTGGCGCTGCGGTCGCGATGAGACCGCGTATTCCGCGCTGATGGTCGGCGACCTCGGCGGAGTGCGTCAGGTGGTCCACCTCACGGCGGATGCGCTGATGGGTGTGGATGTCTCGACCGGGCTGATCCTCTGGCGCGAGCCGATCCGCACGACCTCCAAGCGCCATGCGTGCACGCCGCTGCTGTCTGGAGACACCGTCACCGTGACCTCGCACACGATCGGGACGATTCGATATCACATCGGGAGAACGAACGGATCGTTCACCGTCTCGACGCTCTGGCAGAACCCGGAGTGCCGGACGGTGA encodes the following:
- a CDS encoding M14 family metallocarboxypeptidase; its protein translation is MERLGHNRGGYRGETIPPEAVIATCELAASEHGWTRDSLAPDRPFRPAYQRRSRRPSAPRIYLSAGIHGDEPAGPLAMARLLRDNAWPDADLWLVPCLNPEGLRIGRRESGAGFDLNRDYRACRCPETRGHVDWFRRQPDFDLTLLLHEDWESHGFYIYEVNRGGQPSLAPQMISAVRAVCPVDESPVIDGRDISEPGILRPLLTPEERPDWPEALWLITHKAPLSYTLEAPSDWPLTVRTDALVVAVRTALASFLKSET
- a CDS encoding cobalamin-binding protein, which codes for MEPLESSHRILSLLPAATELACALGAASRLVGRSHACDHPESIRGLPAVTASAVTVGASGPAIHQAVLGARERPRTLFRLDAGRVRSLKPDLILTQTQCAVCAVDLAEVEAMVAAWDGPAPRIVALCPGRLPDLWDDLHRVALALGLPDEGREVIQGLKTRLVNVLQQVALVEHRPRVACLEWLDPLMGTGHWIPELVELAGGLPVCGRAGEPSRRLDWTALADAEPEVIVAMPCGFDLERTCAELERLWSRIEWTLLPAVRAGRVAATDGNAYFTRPGPRLVDSIEVLAELLHPDLFPRPRHRDTGWRAVAR
- a CDS encoding PQQ-like beta-propeller repeat protein; the encoded protein is MIALIGLVESIAAAPADWPQWRGPRRDAVVVDPARMLLDLPSEPRVLWRLESTEGHASPVVSGKHLVYLDSQGGQETVHCVESASGKRIWSVPAGPLVAFSNYGSGPRCTPVLAGDRVFVQTSGGEFRCLALEDGRTLWQRSFERDYGVSFLGNKAGEGYPKDTASRRHGHNGSPVVDGSRVFVPVGSTRGATLVAFDTATGREVWRCGRDETAYSALMVGDLGGVRQVVHLTADALMGVDVSTGLILWREPIRTTSKRHACTPLLSGDTVTVTSHTIGTIRYHIGRTNGSFTVSTLWQNPECRTVIATPTRIGNHLYTLGPGQRTSLICLDFATGREAWAEPGFADYASITAVNNALLVLNSTGELILVKADPKAYEELGRVQIAGKTWCSPAYVEGILYVKDSRSVFAAEIAR
- the bioB gene encoding biotin synthase BioB, which codes for MAGPQITVKQFASRRARFEVSPADPRSGASTLDQSQVYNKVTGPHPERVTEVLRHDWTLEEIRGVHDTPLLDLVFRAAACHRERHDPREMQVCRLISVKTGACPEDCAYCAQSSRYQTGIAPERMLERDQVVAIAQQAKAAGVSRVCLGAAWREVRDNGQFDRVVDMVREVTGLGLEVCCTLGMLSEAQARRLEEAGLYAYNHNVDSSAGFYETIITTRAQADRLQTIENVRKTAVTVCSGGIIGMGEGVDDRLLMLQTLAAVRPHPESVPINILSRVPGTPLEAAGDVPFWDVLRMIATARILMPASDVRLTAGRANLNATEQALCFLAGANSIFSSETGFMLTSAVPSPSYDADGELLRVLGLQARAPFDNPNAPRAAALAEALAVPA